Part of the Hevea brasiliensis isolate MT/VB/25A 57/8 chromosome 16, ASM3005281v1, whole genome shotgun sequence genome is shown below.
GTCAGGTCCGCATCAAGGCCTAAAAGATCTAGAACTGATTAGGCCTGGCCCAATAGATCAGGTTTAATGGTAACATATGTGGAACTTTTCATTAGCAGTATTATATTTTGTTAATTTGACTACATAAATATGCCATTGGAAAGAACATAGCAAAATTCCAGTTACCATtccaaagaaaattttaatttagtccccATCACTGCTGCAGTTGAGCTCATATGCCAGCTTTCCTTCTCCCTGTGTGTGGTTGTCTACATTCTAGTGCAAACATTTTGTGTGTTTATGTATTCATTTTAGCATCCTGACCTAGTTATTCAATATTGTGTTTGAATGCTAATATTCTTTTTCCCCTCAGGGAAAGGTTGAGGTGACAATTGCTGGAGGAAGAGTTGTATGGGAAAATGATGAACTGAAGGTTGTCCCTGGTTCTGGAAAGTACATAGAAATGGCCCCTTTCAGTTACCTTTTTAATGGAATTAACAAGGCGGAGGAATTATACCTTGCTTCCTTCCATGCTCCTGTTAATCGATTTAAATCTACAACTTAAGTGCAGGTATTAGGCTGCTTCAGTCTATACTGAAAATGCATATGTAAACTATGCACAATGCAGAAACTTGTCTTGAAGAAATAAATTGGATTCTAAATGCTGTTTATCCCTCCTTGCAAAAAGTATTATTGATGTTAAACAGATATATTCACTGTTTTTATCCAGTTTCAACATTTTCTTTCCTGCTTTTCCAAGCAGATGCTGAATCAGAGATTTGTACTATTTATACATATATAGCACACTAAAAGATTACAGAAGTTCCCAGATGAAATGTCTATTGATGGACATATTTCATCTGTAAATTTACTAGCCAAACATTGTTTTTAATATTGTAAAAATGATAGGAGATTAATCGACAATGCCTTGAGATTATCTGGAAATCAAGGCTTAATACAGCAATTAATGTAGGTCAAGATCTTCTTTTTCCTCTGCATGGCAATAAATAGTGGAAGGATTAGAAAGCAAGATGTCACATTATGTTGAAAATCTTTTCTGTTTATCCTCTGCTTTCTTTTTCTCTGTTCCAAAGCAGAATTCATATAGTTTGCTTTCCTTGCAAGGTCACACTCTACCATGTAATGATTCACATGCATTGACCAAGGGGATATGGATCGTTACAAGGTAAGTATGGTAGCGAGCAAGAAAGCTTTTTTTTTAGGATTTTTCTTGTATAAACTAGGTCCATAGTTTCATATGTGAACCAAGCCATTGATGTTGCAGCTTTTGAATTTCATTAGTCCATCTATTAAACCTAACTTAGACAAGAATTTTCCTATCTAGCAACGCTTTTCCTTTGTTCAAAGGCAGCATGAGTAAACCTAATGAGACTAAGTTATGCAAATAGAAACCTAGTAAACTGGAAACTTACCATGACCGAATCATCTTGTTGACTTGTAGCAGCAATCAACTCTCTTTCATTTCCAAGACTGGTATGTTTGATATTTGTCTTCTGCTGCTTCCTATTAGCTCGAGCTTGTGAAAAAACCATGGAATAATCGGTTGCTCCTGTTGCCTTGGAGTCCCACCCTCCAAATTGAGGAACAGACGTCCAGCCATTTTTCTGCAGAACAGAGAATTATCTGAAAAGTTCTTAGAAGTTTAAAGAGCCAATGACTTGCTATTCAAATATAATTCGATAAAAGGAATTAGCTTAGATGTATTTCCCATTTATATGCAATCTGTTTTTCGACTGAATCGACATTAAAATCCTTCTTGAGCTTGTTTTGGTTAATATCCCCTTGGTCATCAACgcatattaaccaaatacaagttCAAGGATCCCTATTATGAAATTATGAATAGCTTACCTCCCGCTTTTCCATGGTGGACAAGGAAAGCAAGGAGAGGGGAAGGTTGAAATAATATGATTCTGATTACACAAATCTCTCACTATATGTTTTATTGTAAGGAATCTATCATTTTCTGCTCAGTAAAAGTTTATATATTGAGGATTACAACTTCTTTTCCTGCCAATAGAAATgtttctttcttcctttttttcctctttttatTTGCCAGTTAGATTTCTTACCCCTAAATAACATAATGAACCATAGATATATTTGCCCAAAACTGGTGTTGGTTAAGAGAGTGCTTGAATTAGTCTGGTTGGTGAAAACTTTTAGAAAAATTATGAAAGAAAATGTCAAATTTTAGATCATATATCTATCAGTAGTGTGGATGACTGGAGTTTTGGGTGGTTTTCCTGGTATGGTGCCTAAAGATTAGCATATGAATGCATTTCAAACtacatttttttccttttaaaattagttgctactttatttaactttttatgtgatattcatattcattttttaaaaatatgttgatttatttatttataataatttttaaatttataaattaaatttataaattttaaaaaataagttaaaaatatttaactttttatttttaatgcttaaaaattatgtacttactaaatattttattatattattatcatttaatttttaaaattttatcatacatcttatttaatattatttttaattataatttttaaaattttattataaattttatttagtattatttttaattattttaataattaatatatttataaatgattttttattaaatatattaattatttataaataatttaattcaatatataattacttaaaattttaaatatgtataagtccataaattaaattaatttggtCGTCGTGCTCCATTCCACCGTCTGGCCACCAGGGCACCGCCTTCGAAgatgataaaattataaaatgacCCCCAGTCTGTCAACAAAAGCCCCTTAACAATCCTCGTATATAAGTCAAATTTACCAGCATTGTCTGAACCCAAAAGCTTCTGCCTCATTTTCTGAGCAGCTAGACACTGCGGATACTTCCTTCATAGTCGTAATGACCACTATCAATCTCCGCAAGGGCAATACCCGCCTTCCGCCGGAGGTGAACAGAGTCCTCTACGTACGAAACCTTCCCTTCAACATATCGAGCGAAGAGATGTACGATATTTTCGGCAAGTACGGGGCGATTCGCCAAATACGGATCGGCACTAACAAGGATACGCGAGGGACGGCCTTTGTAGTCTACGAGGATATCTACGACGCCAAAACGGCCGTGGATCACTTGTCGGGTTTCAACGTTGCAAATAGGTATTTGATCGTTTTGTACTATCAGCAGGCCAAGATGAGCAAGAAGTTTGATCAGAAGAAGAAGGAGGAGGAGATTGCTAAGATGCAGGAGAAATATGGGGTTTCTACAAAAGATAAGTAAACTCTTTAATTCGAATGAAAACAAACCTCATAAAATTTACTTCtgtatttgggaattttgtggttCTCTTCTTATTTGGTTAATGTAATGTATATTTTGTTATGGCCGGTATTGCTTTATCATCTACGTTCTTTTAATTTTAGGGTGTGATGTACTGTTTGTTATGAACTTGTACATTGTGAATGATATGTTAGTAATTGGAAAAGGTGTGATTGAATCTGTTTTTGAGCCCTAAGTCAATTAGACAGCAGggtctttctttattttttggcCATCTGATGAGTTGCAATAGCTGAGATTGGTCTCCCCCTTTCTATTAGAAATCGTAAGCCTTTACTGGCTAGGAATCTTTTTGGGACAGGATTTCTTTGATGTTATGGAAGTTAGTTCTTTAATTAGTGACTTGGGTATGTTCTTGGTAACCAGGGCTCGGAAATGCTATCAACATGTATCAAGGTTTAAACCTAGGATAGCGTTTTTGCAATAGTGTGATCTGCGTGGTCATGTGCTTGGAGGTTCCCTGTTTCATCTGTCAATTTTAGTGAAAAATGTGTGATAGAGAGAGACACAACAAGGAAGGAGGGTTGGGGGGAAGTGGATGTAATGAAGCTTGGGAATTGATATCAATAATGTGATTTTTATCTAAATGTGAGCGGTCTTTAGTtgtagggagagagagagagagagagagagagagagagagagagagagagagagagaggtaaaGATTTTTGCTTCCATTGGATCTTTCTGTCTGACATCAAACATTTCTATGGTAGACACGGATTTGGAACTTGAAATCACCGTAACTAAATGGATTGAATTTTAAACTGAGCAATGCAACTGAAAAGAGATATGGTGCATCTTTTGCTAATCGATTATTGGGGAAGTTGGTTGATGACCTTACATTTGCAAAATTGGTATGATGAGTTAACGATGATAGATTTTTATTAAGCGAAGATTTGGCCATACTGTTGCCTGTCAGGTTCTCTATGAGGGATAATCAAGTGTTTTCTGGTTAAGTAGAGGTGATGAATTGCAGTTCTATATGTTTACAATGGAAACAAATTACAAAAACAGAAGAAAAGTTATGAAGTTTTAGGAGCTTTGAAGTATATTTTGATTGTGTGCTTGTATTGACTATTCTTATTGAACTGATGTAATTTCAATTTGTCCTTGTGTAGCATAATTTAAAGAGccggagagaaaaaaaaaaagtgaggaAGCTGTATATCATGTCGATGGTAGGTTTAAGTTGGTAATTTTAagctttttttttataattatttattagtgTTCCTAAAGTCAGTCTGGTCAATAAATCTTTCATTTGTTGggcttgataaaaaaataaaaaatagaactAACCACAATGATGAAGACTCGGCACCCTGCCGAGAGGAACAGGAATCGTCTTTTAACAAGTGAAATCAATCTCTTGAAAGTTTCTTTCTATTTTGTTGAGGTATGAGTTTACCatcaagaaatggtcaattggcacTTCAATAGCCTTTTCCTAATTATTACTTTCTCTGGTGTACTTGTAGAATTTGACATTGGTTAGCATTTGCAGACAGGGGTGGCTACCGTCTGGTTTCAAATCAGAATCGAAGTAAAATTGGTTTGGTTAAAATCGGGCTGAAATTAATCAAATCGAAATTGACTTTGAACCGGATTGAAACTATATTTCTGTAATTTTGTTCAAGTTCATATTTTTCAGAAATTGTGAATCGGTGATTCTGAATCGATTTGAACCGACGGTTTTAAAACCGGatcaaattcacagtttaaatACAAAAGAATTCAATAAATATATCACTTTACTCTTAATTCATTTGTATAAATATTAAATTCTCTATATAATTATTCTCTATactctctttaatttttaatgctcttttagttttttttaaattttttaaataattattttttatactttttttaattattaatgtgcactcaatttttttattttattattttatatgctcatttaaatttttactactatttcaattactctgttattattttatatcctcaataaaaattcaatgctctttattttaattttttttcttttatacttttttaattatcaaattaTCGTACAATGACAAGTAAtagaattgaaaatttaaatttctctAAATTTCAAGATGATACATTAGTAAAATTAAGTTCATGTactttaatttctttaaaaaatttaatttcatctttaattttttaattaagtctaagttattttttattgaatttttttaaagataagttaattttattttttttattttattttgattggaagatttttaagaaaaattaaaatattttaacaaatataatttaattttaaatcaataattttttttatttaaacagtctTTAAATTGCTCTCCAAACTGTCttgaattgtttttttttttaatagcctttcaaattattttaaattggggCTCGAATTGAAATTAGGTTTAGGAATTGTattttaaattatcttataatgaTTTGATCGaagttcataattttattaaatttaaaccaACGATTCTTGAATTGTGGTCACCTTATAGTTGTATAAGCAAATCAAATGTCAGGCAACTTCTATTCCTTTCAAACTCAGGAAATGATACTTATATCTGACTTTAAGAATAGTAAAAGGAATTGGCATTTGCGAAATGCCGCCATTATTAGCTTTTATTTTGTGGTTATCTGGAAAAGACGAAATGTTTTAGTCTTTAATAATATACTACTTGGTTTTTTCTAAGAAATTCTCTCCAGAGCTTCGATTTTTTTGGAAGAATTTTCAGTGTCTCAACTTGTTGAACCTTGCCAAATTACATTCAGCATCAACGCCAACCATCTTGGCTACGTCCAAATTGCTCCtcgtatcaaatttaattttgatgTTGCTATTTGTAAATGGAGACAAATGGGGGCTGTTGCTGCCATAGTTGAAATTTATGAGGTCATCTCATTGCTTGGTTTTATAAAAGGATTTTGGGAGTCACATATCCTCTAACTTTTGAATCCCTTGCTTGTAAGGAAGTTATCTTACTAGCAAAGAACAAATCCTTTCTTCATATATGTGTGGAAGTTGATGCTCAAATGGTCATTTCAggcatttttcatgatatttcttTATTCGTTGTTGATTTTGTTAACGTTAATTTTATCCATGTTAATCGTCATTTAATGTGGTAACCCATAGTTTAGCCCAAAGAATGCTCCATGATACTGATTTTGCTTGTAATCCTTTACAGCAAACCAATTTTGTTCTTCTCTCTATAGTTTAACGAAACCCTCATTCCTAGTTGGGAAAAACAATGTCAAAAGAGGGGTGCCTAGTACTTGACGGCAAGGTGAAAGATCAGTACTCAATTGAAGATTCAAGTAAAACCCAGAAAAAGCTTTAGGAAGTTGCTCAGCCATAATATCCATAACTTCAAGAGATTACCTACCAAGATAATAATCCATAAGGACATGGAATATGATGAGTTTATGTTTCATCTTTAAATCAACCAGAGATACAAATTCTGATCACCTGCTTCCCTATTTGTGGGGACATCACAGCATAAACTTTCTGCTTCTCTACGGTCTTATTTAAATCCTGGTCTCTCCCTGAGGTTCCCATAACAAAGGGCACTCCGACTTTAATGTAAAATAAAGAGATAAGAAGTCAACAAAGTGTACATAATCAACATGTGTAAGACCTATAAATAGTTCTAAAAGCCACTCCATCAACATTGCTGTTCTTGTCCATCTTCAAATATTGTTGTTTAAAACCGTCTAGCCAGAGGTTTGGGTTCTCAGCAAAGGCAATTACCACATACAACGCAAGAGAACgaataaaagaaaaagagagagagagaaggaaaatAAAGTCAGTTTAGTGTTTCATTTTGACATAAACGGTTAGTAAAATATTTCCTTCAGCAAATTAGAGAAATCCAATTCAAGCATGGAAAATACTAAATTTTAAAAGTGAAATCCAACTCATGTTTGGAAAAGGACTAGTAATGATGCATGCATATAAAGGACTCTCCTGCATCAAATTTAACATCTCAGTCTGCGCGTGTGTGTGGAGATTTGGGCATTCACCATGGCTTTCTCACTGGGAAACTCTTTTGCTGCGTTAGATGATGAAAAGGCATTGAAACTGGTCTAAGCCGCTAGTGATGAAGTCAGTAATTCAACTGAGAGACGTCCAATTAAAATATGCAATTTGTAAAAATAATATACATaaacaaatataaattaactaggAGATTGCTtggaaaatattaataaattattacaattaaattataataattttcgtCTATTTTTCATTAACTGAATCTATTTATAATAATTTCACTGTCAATACTTATAAATACATCTCTTTCAATGTATGTCACCAAATAATAATTTAGTAGCTCGTCTCCCATTCTATTACAAAGTGAACGTTTAATTATATTCATTGCAGAAAAAGCTTTTTCCATTGTGGCTGTAGCAACTGGCAAGATTAATGCTAATTTGATTAACAAACATACCGAAGGAAAAATAATATGCTTTCTTGTAGCAACTATTTTCTCAGCAAGACCTCCAATTTCACTCACTTCATAAAATTTCTTATTCATACGCATATCAAAGACAAAGTTCTCAAGTTAAGATTCAAGTTCAATTAGAGTAATTAGAGAAAATTCACATGGATAAAATTTTGCGAGTTGAATCAATTTGTCTGTATCGAATGTAGAAAATGAGTCCTTAAGATCAAGACATGTCATGCGTAAAAGCAAATTTGTATTCACTTCATCAAATCAATTATTAAGTTCTTGAAACTGC
Proteins encoded:
- the LOC110643667 gene encoding uncharacterized protein LOC110643667, with the translated sequence MEKREKNGWTSVPQFGGWDSKATGATDYSMVFSQARANRKQQKTNIKHTSLGNERELIAATSQQDDSVMVSFQFTRFLFA
- the LOC110643676 gene encoding splicing factor 3B subunit 6-like protein, whose translation is MTTINLRKGNTRLPPEVNRVLYVRNLPFNISSEEMYDIFGKYGAIRQIRIGTNKDTRGTAFVVYEDIYDAKTAVDHLSGFNVANRYLIVLYYQQAKMSKKFDQKKKEEEIAKMQEKYGVSTKDK